One Candidatus Cloacimonas sp. genomic region harbors:
- a CDS encoding choice-of-anchor J domain-containing protein codes for MKKLLTICFAMLIVAFVFADTITIGTGTSVQRYPLGSYFGYERSAALYTDAELGSQNLSISSLAWYSTIATTAIVPTKIYLKTTAATTIASADTWANMISGATLVYDSNYGDTPAGGWNLFSLTSSFAIDNGFGLIVLVERNYGGTGSSSAGGSSGGPGVQYTSVTNTHQNWYQDTTPPTGNGTLSSYRPNIQIAYTPYEITTPPNPANLVSPLNGATNILLSQTLNWSSGGGAPTGYKLSFGTVSPFTTVINQSDLGAVTTYDPDLANSTEYWWKITPYNGYGEASACPTWTFTTVNPPLTGTKTIGSGGNYVTFTDAVNALNGCGVGSGGVTFNVSAGSVFEENIPIITATGTASNPIIFQKSGTGENPVIKPTTATAGIQISGGDYITFDGIDVTRPTGSTTYYGYYIKAASATDGAQYNTIKNCKIILDRTSSSCYGIYQYYSVTPTAAGGTNSNNTYQNIVIENAYRGFYIYQTSSTYLDEYNKILNCTIGGTTAGDIAGAYGIYTYYQQNLTVSGNIVRNMGYSSTVYGIYISSGKGTENVISGNRIYNIAYTGTSSYYNYGMYVSPTGTSTFKIYNNMVWGQSHGYTTATTSFYLYGIYLSSSATTTYYVDYNSVKIDGPANLSSACLYFSSAAGIHYVRNNILANVSAGHSTPYHIALYSYSATAIGATGSTSDHNIMYIANSLGGYPVRGSSTNYATLQSWQTASSQDANSRPSNPQFDPDNPLNILTTVPTPAEGKAVALPYVTTDIYGTVRNASTPDIGAHEGNFMVELQCQTPTAQPTNLVLIPYSTSITGSFTASSPAAEGYLVIGHQNATLTFSPVDGIYYSPAQNLGNNEIVLSFGASTSFTATGLTANTQYYCTIFAMNINGVGAPKFNRTSPLTGTQTTLPAAPAAPSAFTATAYSSSQINLSVTATANIMVAWSYNSTFGTPLATGYSIGNPITGGGTVLYMGPASGLTSHTGLNDGTTYYYKVWSYLTAERTTYYSFSASGLTANASTPQNPATLPLTETFEVWPNHWTVVNGTQTNQWYVGTATHYAGNQSAYVTNDNGVSNAFTNTTSSVVHLYRDITFTSGAADFELSFMFKCGGESTYDGLKVFLVDLTTTPVAGTDLSSGQIGNTWYNLTTDWTRIAIPISGDLAGTTKRLVITWKNDGSAGVQPPAAIDNLNLEAYWVAKPTGLTATNITETSAILNWTSSLSTFDLEWGALGFVLGTGTLLNNISKPYSLNGLTSSTGYAYYVRAKDADNNSAWTGPYSFYTAFPIPYTTNFDADTNPAFGWWTVINSVSTYAVVNVSTTSPHSSPNNIYMYNPSSNPGALVSLVSPAFNSALNNLYLRFWARGTAGRNLYVGVVDGLSSSSTFTQVAAIPLTTTDTVYTVDLSSYAGSGQYVSFRLDTSDNVTQYVYLDDVTVATRPYNELAVTAFTATPLYKFTESELTFNFTVKNNGTNSSGKNVTIKQGETTIGTIPVGNLSHLSSVNLTYNWTPDTAGTFTFTAELPADNDLTDNTATLTNVEIFAAGTLAEGFEEIVFPPVRWVAWQGEGQNAWQRTTASNFDGTAATGLVLTTTNSSSYLATPQLIFSPTSNSVTFYARSTVANLQLQAYYGTSIDGTGYTALGTPFTLTTTYTQYTVPGTASLSGNYRIAFQGIPNGTSGTVYMDKVIGPIIFIPAEAPGPAALVTPLANAVVNPASVILSWTPPTSGGEAIGYYVRILCDSLNYLIEDDDEATNNAFWSMTEELSFDVYNEGQLLNYNTNYYWQIIPYNDGGRTRLSSCLPRKLTTIKQISAPTTLALGTLFAGRTKTGEITVQNVSPSQSLTFSAAGEHFAFGGTPPYTIPANSSMQLAYTFSIPTDLGAYSGVITFTQPTPLPGSVLTIQVSGTVVEDPTISTLPFFEGFEVGNTDASTTIKNWTQVTGPAYTSYYWTANSSQTGYNRTPRTGSFNATLHYSGQSWLFRPIELIANTTYEIGLWTRQDGATAANAKMMVSYGSAPTIAGMTNPIIPQTGIINGDYQHLAGTFTPTTSGTYYIGINGWINSTPWYISLDDINIRVFPTEPEFSISPAESNVTYPLTVINQTSTKQFTITNTGVGTLTLNSIIVNGSYYSLSQDASDYTLESNQSTTFKVAYTPLVATTGSEVHTGTVTITYGEPASKNIMRRSSYTVNLSGTCTDPRIYPPYTQNFDGVTTPNLPLGWTGYINSTSTSAYVQTITSYPVSSPNSVYLTNSSDASADLRLISPQVMIPMNQVRLSFSARGSSAGYTLLVGTSSTADGTGIFTQFASITVTATHTVYSYKLNNYSGSDQYICFKHGLGGTYRSLYIDNIQVEQLTDNDLAVTKLTGSSAILVGNQSSYSVSVQNKGLLTQNNFEVQLRVGETILSTYPVTGANLASDSTAIYQLNWNPSSTGTYSIYAKVILAGDTQPANDISALMTVVVLPEDTYFPIAGDIQTTTSTGSYPVHYLWKNSISETIYSAQEMQMTAGTIAGIYYYSTSTVVQQDKPIKIWMKNTTESSVQNAFLSFTDYIQVADAVITVPIGRAEIFIPFNTPFAYTGNNLAVRVNRPMDTSYLSGTSFYTQTLGTTDYRTRYMFSDTVIINPQDPAASGLTPYTATAIPLTKFAVTSATPVEVSSPVVSITSTTSGVQLSWGQVTNAQAYRIYVSDDPYNFPEQTPVIVREPNHSYTYNTTGVNKKFFKVVAVSSYRNSNLNPNVVDMLNPNPVNTDIPDRSKK; via the coding sequence TTGCAAGTGCGGACACTTGGGCAAATATGATCAGCGGAGCAACTCTTGTATATGATTCTAACTATGGTGACACACCTGCAGGAGGTTGGAATCTTTTTTCTCTCACCAGCAGTTTTGCTATTGATAATGGTTTTGGATTAATAGTTCTGGTAGAAAGAAACTATGGAGGTACTGGAAGTAGCTCCGCAGGTGGAAGTTCCGGAGGACCCGGTGTCCAATATACTTCGGTAACTAACACTCATCAAAACTGGTATCAGGACACAACACCCCCTACGGGAAATGGTACTCTAAGCTCTTACCGTCCTAATATCCAGATAGCTTATACTCCTTATGAGATAACTACTCCTCCCAATCCTGCCAATCTTGTCAGCCCTCTTAACGGTGCTACCAATATTCTCTTATCGCAGACACTTAATTGGTCATCCGGAGGTGGTGCGCCTACAGGATACAAATTATCTTTTGGAACTGTATCCCCATTTACAACAGTTATCAATCAATCCGATTTAGGAGCCGTAACCACTTATGATCCCGATCTTGCTAACAGCACTGAATACTGGTGGAAAATAACCCCTTATAATGGATATGGAGAAGCTTCGGCTTGCCCTACTTGGACTTTTACGACAGTTAACCCTCCCTTAACAGGAACAAAAACAATAGGGAGTGGAGGGAATTATGTTACTTTCACTGATGCCGTAAATGCCCTAAATGGTTGTGGAGTTGGTTCAGGAGGTGTAACTTTTAATGTTTCCGCCGGCTCTGTATTTGAAGAAAACATTCCGATTATCACAGCAACGGGAACTGCTTCCAATCCAATCATATTCCAGAAATCCGGAACTGGCGAAAATCCTGTTATTAAACCAACTACCGCTACTGCCGGAATCCAAATTTCAGGTGGAGATTACATAACTTTTGATGGCATTGATGTAACCCGTCCTACCGGTAGCACAACCTATTATGGTTATTACATAAAAGCCGCCAGTGCAACAGATGGAGCTCAATACAATACTATAAAGAATTGTAAGATAATTTTGGATCGGACCAGTTCTTCCTGTTATGGTATTTATCAATATTATAGTGTAACTCCTACTGCTGCTGGAGGCACTAATTCTAATAACACTTATCAAAACATCGTTATTGAAAATGCCTATCGTGGATTTTACATTTATCAAACCTCCTCAACCTATCTGGATGAATATAATAAAATTCTCAATTGCACGATTGGTGGAACTACTGCCGGGGATATTGCTGGTGCTTATGGCATTTATACTTATTACCAACAAAATTTAACTGTTTCCGGTAATATTGTGCGTAATATGGGATATTCATCTACCGTTTATGGAATATATATTAGTTCTGGAAAAGGAACTGAAAATGTAATCAGCGGTAACAGGATTTATAATATTGCCTATACAGGAACCTCTTCTTATTATAACTATGGTATGTATGTTTCCCCAACTGGAACTTCTACCTTTAAGATTTATAACAATATGGTCTGGGGTCAAAGCCATGGATATACAACAGCCACTACTTCATTCTATCTATATGGAATTTACCTTTCTTCCAGTGCAACTACTACCTATTATGTGGACTATAATTCCGTAAAGATTGATGGACCCGCTAATTTAAGTAGTGCTTGTTTATACTTCAGTTCTGCTGCCGGAATCCATTATGTTAGAAACAACATCCTGGCAAATGTATCTGCAGGTCATTCCACTCCTTATCATATAGCTTTATATTCCTATAGCGCTACAGCTATTGGTGCTACAGGTTCAACTTCCGATCATAATATAATGTATATTGCCAATTCCTTGGGTGGTTATCCGGTGCGCGGTTCTTCAACTAACTATGCAACCCTTCAGTCATGGCAAACAGCCAGTAGTCAGGATGCAAACAGCCGTCCATCAAACCCTCAGTTTGATCCTGATAACCCCTTAAATATCTTAACCACTGTTCCCACCCCGGCTGAAGGAAAAGCTGTAGCCCTTCCTTATGTAACTACAGATATCTATGGAACTGTTAGAAATGCTTCCACCCCGGATATTGGAGCTCACGAAGGCAATTTTATGGTAGAATTGCAATGTCAAACACCTACAGCCCAACCCACGAATCTTGTTTTGATTCCTTATTCAACTTCCATAACCGGTAGTTTTACGGCAAGTTCTCCTGCTGCTGAAGGATATTTGGTTATTGGTCATCAAAATGCTACGCTAACCTTTAGCCCTGTGGATGGAATATATTACAGCCCTGCACAGAATTTGGGTAATAATGAAATAGTCCTAAGTTTTGGGGCATCCACAAGTTTCACGGCAACAGGTCTTACTGCCAATACACAATATTATTGCACTATCTTTGCAATGAACATCAATGGCGTGGGAGCTCCCAAATTTAATCGGACCAGTCCTTTAACCGGAACTCAAACAACATTGCCTGCTGCTCCAGCTGCACCTTCTGCTTTTACAGCCACGGCATACAGTAGCAGTCAAATAAATTTAAGTGTAACAGCTACTGCCAATATTATGGTTGCCTGGAGTTATAACAGCACTTTTGGAACACCCTTAGCTACCGGTTATAGCATTGGTAATCCAATTACCGGTGGTGGCACTGTTCTTTATATGGGACCTGCTTCAGGGCTTACCAGCCATACCGGTTTAAACGATGGAACCACTTATTATTATAAGGTATGGAGTTATCTTACTGCAGAACGAACTACTTACTATTCCTTCTCTGCCAGTGGCTTAACTGCTAATGCTTCAACTCCGCAAAACCCGGCTACTTTGCCTTTAACCGAAACCTTTGAGGTTTGGCCCAATCATTGGACTGTAGTAAATGGAACTCAAACAAATCAATGGTATGTGGGGACAGCAACTCACTATGCAGGAAACCAATCCGCTTATGTCACTAATGATAATGGTGTTTCCAATGCTTTCACAAATACAACATCATCCGTAGTTCATCTGTATCGGGATATAACCTTCACTTCCGGGGCAGCGGATTTTGAGCTCAGCTTTATGTTCAAATGTGGTGGTGAATCTACTTATGACGGATTGAAAGTATTTCTTGTGGATCTTACAACTACCCCTGTAGCAGGAACTGATTTAAGTTCAGGACAGATCGGAAACACTTGGTATAATCTTACTACGGATTGGACAAGAATCGCTATCCCAATTAGCGGCGACTTGGCTGGGACTACCAAACGCTTGGTCATAACCTGGAAAAATGATGGTTCCGCAGGTGTTCAGCCACCTGCTGCCATTGACAATTTGAATTTAGAAGCTTATTGGGTAGCCAAACCTACAGGACTGACGGCAACAAATATTACGGAAACATCTGCCATTCTTAACTGGACAAGTAGTTTATCCACTTTTGACCTGGAATGGGGAGCTCTTGGTTTTGTTCTTGGCACAGGAACTTTACTTAATAATATAAGCAAGCCCTACTCTCTGAATGGTTTAACTTCTTCTACCGGTTATGCTTATTATGTAAGAGCCAAAGACGCTGACAATAATAGTGCCTGGACGGGACCTTATAGTTTCTACACTGCTTTCCCGATTCCCTATACAACCAATTTTGATGCTGATACTAATCCTGCATTCGGTTGGTGGACTGTGATAAACTCAGTTTCTACTTATGCGGTTGTGAATGTTTCTACTACTTCCCCTCATTCCTCACCTAATAATATCTATATGTATAATCCTTCCAGCAACCCGGGAGCGTTAGTTAGCTTAGTAAGCCCGGCATTTAACTCGGCATTGAATAATTTATACTTAAGATTCTGGGCAAGAGGAACAGCTGGTCGTAATCTTTATGTTGGTGTTGTAGATGGTTTAAGCTCCAGTTCTACATTCACTCAGGTTGCCGCTATCCCTCTAACTACTACTGATACAGTTTATACAGTTGATTTATCCAGCTATGCAGGTAGCGGACAGTATGTGTCCTTCCGTTTGGATACCAGTGATAATGTAACCCAATATGTTTATTTAGATGATGTTACCGTCGCTACCAGACCATATAATGAATTGGCTGTAACTGCATTTACGGCAACTCCTCTGTATAAATTTACCGAAAGTGAATTAACTTTTAACTTTACGGTAAAGAACAATGGCACTAATTCCAGCGGTAAAAATGTTACTATCAAACAAGGTGAAACAACCATCGGAACAATTCCGGTTGGCAATCTTAGTCATCTTTCCTCTGTGAATTTAACCTATAACTGGACTCCTGATACTGCCGGAACCTTTACCTTCACTGCAGAATTACCTGCTGATAATGATCTTACTGATAACACTGCTACTCTTACCAATGTAGAAATCTTTGCTGCAGGAACTCTTGCTGAAGGTTTTGAAGAAATTGTCTTTCCTCCAGTGCGCTGGGTTGCTTGGCAAGGTGAAGGTCAAAATGCCTGGCAAAGAACAACAGCCAGTAATTTTGATGGAACAGCAGCAACGGGTCTGGTCTTAACTACTACTAATAGCAGTTCCTATCTGGCAACGCCTCAATTGATCTTCTCTCCGACAAGCAATTCGGTAACTTTCTATGCGCGTTCAACTGTTGCCAACCTTCAGCTGCAAGCATATTACGGAACCAGCATAGATGGAACTGGCTATACTGCTTTAGGAACTCCTTTCACTCTTACTACCACTTACACACAATATACCGTTCCAGGCACAGCTTCCTTGAGTGGTAATTACAGAATTGCTTTCCAAGGCATTCCTAATGGAACTTCTGGCACTGTCTATATGGATAAAGTAATTGGACCCATAATCTTTATCCCGGCTGAAGCTCCCGGTCCTGCTGCCTTAGTAACTCCTTTAGCTAATGCAGTTGTTAATCCTGCTTCTGTAATTCTTAGCTGGACTCCTCCCACTTCCGGTGGAGAAGCAATCGGCTATTATGTAAGAATTCTCTGTGATTCGTTAAATTATCTTATAGAAGATGATGATGAAGCAACTAACAATGCCTTCTGGTCTATGACCGAAGAACTAAGCTTTGATGTATATAACGAAGGACAATTGCTTAATTACAATACGAACTATTACTGGCAAATAATCCCTTACAACGATGGAGGAAGGACACGCCTTTCTTCTTGTTTGCCGAGAAAGTTAACTACAATTAAGCAAATTTCTGCTCCAACAACCTTAGCTTTGGGTACTCTTTTTGCCGGAAGAACAAAAACAGGAGAAATAACTGTTCAAAATGTAAGCCCGTCACAATCTTTAACCTTTAGTGCTGCAGGTGAGCATTTTGCTTTTGGTGGAACTCCACCTTATACTATTCCTGCCAATAGTTCTATGCAATTAGCCTACACCTTCTCTATTCCAACGGATTTAGGAGCTTATAGTGGAGTTATTACATTTACTCAACCCACTCCTCTTCCCGGTTCTGTTCTTACCATCCAGGTTTCCGGAACAGTGGTTGAAGACCCAACCATTTCTACTCTGCCTTTCTTTGAGGGCTTTGAAGTTGGTAATACTGATGCTTCTACTACTATTAAAAACTGGACACAGGTTACCGGACCTGCATATACATCATATTACTGGACAGCGAATTCTTCTCAGACCGGCTATAATAGAACTCCCAGAACCGGTTCTTTTAATGCTACCTTACATTACAGCGGACAGTCCTGGTTATTCCGTCCCATTGAGTTAATTGCTAACACTACTTATGAAATTGGGCTGTGGACTCGTCAGGATGGTGCTACAGCTGCAAATGCAAAAATGATGGTCAGTTATGGTAGTGCTCCTACAATTGCCGGAATGACTAATCCCATTATCCCTCAAACCGGTATTATCAATGGTGATTATCAACACTTAGCTGGAACCTTTACTCCTACCACCAGCGGAACTTATTACATTGGGATTAATGGGTGGATTAATAGTACTCCCTGGTATATCAGTTTGGATGATATCAATATTCGCGTCTTCCCTACAGAACCAGAATTTTCCATTTCCCCTGCTGAAAGTAATGTTACCTATCCGCTAACTGTTATCAATCAAACCTCTACTAAGCAGTTCACTATTACCAATACCGGTGTTGGCACTCTTACTCTTAATAGTATTATCGTTAACGGAAGCTATTATTCTTTGTCTCAGGATGCCAGTGACTATACTCTTGAAAGTAATCAATCTACTACCTTTAAAGTTGCTTATACTCCTTTAGTGGCAACTACCGGTTCAGAAGTTCACACAGGTACCGTTACTATTACTTATGGTGAGCCAGCTTCCAAAAATATAATGAGAAGAAGTTCATACACTGTTAATCTTAGTGGAACCTGCACTGACCCTCGTATTTATCCACCCTACACTCAGAACTTTGATGGAGTAACTACACCCAATCTGCCTTTGGGCTGGACCGGATACATTAATTCCACCTCCACTTCTGCTTATGTGCAAACGATAACTTCCTACCCGGTAAGTTCACCTAATTCTGTATATTTAACTAACAGTTCAGATGCTTCGGCAGATTTACGACTCATTAGTCCCCAAGTTATGATCCCTATGAATCAAGTGAGATTAAGTTTTTCTGCGCGTGGTTCATCTGCTGGCTATACATTATTAGTAGGAACTTCATCAACTGCTGACGGAACCGGTATCTTTACCCAGTTTGCTTCCATAACTGTAACTGCAACTCATACTGTTTATAGTTACAAACTGAATAATTACTCCGGAAGCGATCAATATATCTGTTTTAAGCATGGTTTGGGCGGAACATATCGTTCGTTATATATTGATAACATCCAGGTAGAACAATTGACTGATAACGATTTAGCTGTAACCAAGCTAACGGGTTCTTCTGCAATATTAGTTGGTAATCAAAGTTCTTATTCTGTAAGCGTTCAAAATAAAGGACTTCTTACTCAGAATAACTTTGAAGTGCAACTGCGGGTTGGTGAAACAATCCTTTCTACTTATCCTGTAACCGGTGCTAATCTTGCTTCTGATTCTACAGCCATTTATCAGCTGAATTGGAATCCTTCTTCAACTGGTACATACAGTATATATGCTAAAGTGATTCTTGCAGGAGATACACAACCCGCTAATGACATTTCGGCTCTTATGACAGTAGTTGTTTTACCTGAGGATACATATTTCCCAATTGCCGGTGATATACAAACAACTACTTCAACAGGTTCATACCCTGTACATTATTTGTGGAAAAACAGCATTTCGGAAACAATATACTCCGCTCAGGAAATGCAAATGACAGCTGGAACTATAGCAGGTATCTATTATTACTCTACCTCCACTGTTGTGCAACAAGATAAACCTATCAAAATCTGGATGAAAAACACAACTGAATCTTCAGTTCAAAATGCTTTCCTCAGCTTTACCGATTATATTCAAGTTGCCGATGCTGTGATAACAGTACCCATCGGACGCGCAGAGATATTCATTCCCTTCAATACTCCTTTTGCCTATACAGGTAACAATCTGGCA